Proteins encoded in a region of the Streptomyces sp. NBC_00513 genome:
- a CDS encoding lamin tail domain-containing protein translates to MSASSTARRVAATVLAAGAIVSAAALPATAADRGHDRHPRVEISRVQADAPGRDDRSNRSLNGEWVEIRNTTRQPVNLRGWTLRDSDGNRYRFNDTRIGGRATIRIHTGSGRDTRTDLFQGKRDHVWDNRADTATLRDDRNRTVDTESWGRRR, encoded by the coding sequence ATGTCTGCTTCGTCGACCGCCCGCCGTGTCGCCGCGACCGTACTCGCCGCCGGCGCCATCGTCTCCGCCGCCGCACTCCCCGCCACCGCGGCGGACCGGGGTCATGACCGGCACCCGCGGGTGGAGATCTCCCGGGTCCAGGCCGACGCTCCCGGGCGTGACGACCGCTCCAATCGTTCCCTGAACGGCGAGTGGGTCGAGATCCGCAACACCACCCGCCAGCCGGTCAACCTGCGCGGCTGGACGCTGCGGGACTCCGACGGCAACCGGTACCGCTTCAACGACACCCGCATCGGCGGCCGCGCCACCATCCGGATCCACACCGGATCCGGCCGCGACACCCGCACCGACCTGTTCCAGGGCAAGCGCGACCACGTCTGGGACAACCGCGCCGACACCGCCACCCTGCGCGACGACCGTAACCGCACCGTCGACACCGAGTCCTGGGGCCGCCGCCGCTAA
- a CDS encoding polymorphic toxin-type HINT domain-containing protein: protein MRTFTARRRTLRVILSAGLLTGLLGTTPAAVAAEEPGLTPQQARPYVVGYWQTGGRGLKEAAEQALLGGDDAVRKFLDEAEGIEHADNRVETARLAMTGGPRVREAAVAALHKTPAELRDFLLKGLEQPQDADRRVDIARLVQIGGPRVRQAGEAALKGSYADRETFLQQDQYTAQETDNRVEVARMTSTGGPNVQAAARAALQGTPEDIVEFLEVGQFTARNRDQEHATIAELTAQAQAAGKQAEDATKQAEEASNKAVQASNLAKEAATKAAAETQAAKNDAKRAAVKAAQAAEAARAAAQAAQEAIGSANAANRAARRAALAAAQTASAAAAAADAANTAHNAAVAAAGDASKADAARTAAAGARAAAQFATQSAVAAQNAGRASAAAALASDAAKGASANALAAAAAAEQANDYADAAGAHSTEARQAAIEARRHANAANAAANRSAGFARRAADAAYGARDAANSAAAHANKAADYADDAAEHAGVAATYSAQAQKNAEAAKNAADTAAAAVTKAKEVASLAREIEAGALETRTQAAIERAMSLKAESEAQVSASASLQVQALSLNDTATSLATEAARPDVDVKATATKGRQLAMQAMKLLGPWHQDAAARALSGTDQDVLDYLRTRWKEANHSDARQRVANLSTQSPHPSVRTAATEALKGTPEQVEAFLNEGRFTAGYTEMRVEVARYTNTGGTHVKEAAQKALTNGSGKALAVFLQAGQYAARMADERVAAAQLTNIGGEEAKAAAKIALAGSPASLHDFIATGQHTAHLKDDLATHHVDQINRLLNEGDVIVAKAQKNRWLAAEAAAKAVQATADAQKAAGQAAESARQAQTAANDATASANKAANSAAAAHNSAATARNAADRANQDASDAENSAAQADDSASYARQSAKQANDSAEQAHKSALAAGKSRDEAETMAKDAWTAVRDLVEKEMAEALRQAEAERKQQQQQKAKPKRICRPFASRESMIPLIPCLQDFENSEISVGEVAPVLRNIIWEVTGLNDIKACIKEPTLFGCTVAAAGVTPWGKIKLVGKLAGKLDDAVEALKNMRVTRRAVQCLTSNAAHSFPAGTRVLTAAGTSVPIEEIRVGDRITATDPTTGETGPRAVTRTIRTPDDRNFTDVTLTDGSSITSTAGHPYWVENRKRWIDARDLRAGDALRTPVGTTVEVNDTHRWTGLQPAYDLTVDDLHSYYVNTGSVDVLVHNTDGVCPAWVLKALDELGPSPRGHATSGFAFRDGERVWQRPIVSGLSPNSQKISDFLEASDDFPEFLEYVGTAHHAEVKLAWEMAENGPKGEKLDFVINKNYVCPKPPEVPQPKLTPMGCLQAVPAILYEDQEMCVYFSGSNDYCEPLKGKRKRKK from the coding sequence TTGAGAACATTCACGGCCCGTCGCCGCACACTGCGCGTAATACTTTCGGCCGGCCTGCTGACGGGGCTGCTCGGCACGACGCCTGCGGCTGTCGCCGCCGAGGAGCCGGGGCTGACGCCTCAACAGGCACGGCCATACGTGGTCGGCTACTGGCAGACCGGCGGCCGCGGCCTCAAGGAAGCCGCCGAGCAGGCGCTGCTCGGCGGCGACGATGCGGTCCGCAAGTTCCTCGACGAGGCCGAGGGGATCGAGCACGCCGACAACCGTGTGGAGACCGCACGGCTGGCGATGACCGGTGGGCCGCGCGTGCGCGAGGCGGCGGTGGCGGCGTTGCATAAGACGCCTGCCGAGTTGCGGGACTTCCTCCTGAAGGGTCTCGAGCAGCCGCAGGATGCCGACCGCAGGGTCGACATCGCCCGCCTGGTGCAAATCGGCGGACCTCGCGTGCGTCAGGCTGGCGAGGCCGCTCTCAAGGGCAGCTACGCCGACCGCGAGACGTTCCTGCAACAGGACCAGTACACCGCCCAGGAGACGGACAACCGGGTCGAAGTGGCCCGTATGACCAGCACCGGCGGCCCGAACGTCCAGGCCGCGGCACGGGCGGCGTTGCAGGGCACGCCCGAGGACATCGTCGAGTTCCTGGAGGTCGGTCAGTTCACCGCCCGCAACCGCGACCAGGAGCACGCGACCATCGCGGAGCTGACCGCGCAGGCACAAGCGGCCGGCAAGCAGGCCGAGGACGCCACGAAACAGGCTGAGGAAGCGTCCAACAAGGCCGTACAGGCATCGAACCTGGCCAAGGAAGCGGCCACGAAGGCCGCCGCGGAGACGCAAGCGGCGAAGAACGACGCCAAGCGGGCCGCGGTCAAGGCGGCCCAGGCAGCCGAAGCCGCCCGCGCCGCCGCCCAGGCGGCCCAGGAAGCCATCGGCTCCGCCAACGCCGCCAACCGCGCCGCCCGCAGAGCCGCGCTCGCCGCCGCCCAGACCGCCTCCGCCGCGGCCGCGGCAGCCGACGCCGCGAACACGGCCCACAACGCGGCCGTGGCCGCGGCCGGCGACGCCTCCAAGGCGGACGCCGCAAGGACGGCCGCCGCCGGCGCCCGCGCAGCAGCCCAGTTCGCCACCCAGTCCGCCGTGGCGGCCCAGAACGCCGGTCGCGCCTCCGCCGCGGCCGCCCTGGCCTCCGACGCGGCCAAGGGAGCCTCAGCCAACGCTCTGGCCGCCGCCGCAGCCGCCGAACAAGCCAACGACTACGCCGACGCGGCGGGCGCCCACTCTACGGAAGCGCGCCAGGCAGCCATCGAAGCCCGCCGCCACGCCAACGCGGCCAACGCCGCCGCCAACCGCTCCGCCGGCTTCGCCCGCCGCGCCGCCGACGCCGCATACGGCGCACGCGACGCCGCGAACTCCGCCGCCGCCCACGCCAACAAGGCAGCCGACTACGCCGACGACGCCGCTGAACACGCCGGCGTAGCCGCGACCTACAGCGCCCAGGCACAGAAGAACGCGGAAGCCGCCAAGAACGCCGCCGACACCGCGGCCGCAGCCGTGACCAAGGCCAAGGAAGTCGCGAGCCTGGCCAGAGAAATCGAAGCCGGCGCCCTGGAGACCCGCACTCAGGCGGCGATCGAACGCGCCATGAGCCTGAAAGCGGAAAGCGAAGCCCAGGTCTCCGCATCCGCCTCCCTCCAGGTCCAGGCCCTGTCCCTCAACGACACCGCGACCTCCCTGGCCACAGAAGCCGCGCGACCCGACGTCGACGTCAAGGCGACGGCCACCAAGGGCCGCCAGCTCGCCATGCAGGCGATGAAGCTCCTCGGGCCCTGGCACCAGGACGCCGCCGCACGCGCCCTGTCCGGAACCGACCAAGACGTCCTGGACTACCTGCGCACCCGCTGGAAGGAAGCCAACCACAGCGACGCCCGTCAGCGCGTCGCCAACCTCAGCACACAAAGCCCCCACCCCTCCGTCCGCACCGCCGCCACAGAGGCACTGAAGGGCACCCCCGAACAAGTCGAAGCGTTCCTGAACGAAGGCCGCTTCACCGCCGGGTACACCGAGATGCGGGTGGAGGTGGCCCGCTACACCAACACCGGCGGAACACACGTCAAGGAAGCCGCCCAAAAAGCCCTCACCAACGGCAGCGGAAAGGCCCTCGCCGTCTTCCTCCAGGCGGGCCAGTACGCGGCCCGTATGGCGGACGAGCGGGTCGCCGCGGCCCAGCTGACCAACATCGGCGGCGAGGAAGCAAAAGCCGCCGCCAAAATCGCCCTCGCGGGATCGCCCGCGAGCCTCCACGACTTCATCGCCACCGGCCAGCACACAGCCCACCTCAAGGACGACCTGGCCACCCACCACGTCGACCAGATCAACCGGCTTCTGAACGAAGGCGACGTCATCGTCGCCAAAGCCCAGAAGAACCGCTGGCTCGCAGCCGAAGCCGCCGCCAAGGCCGTCCAGGCAACAGCCGACGCCCAAAAGGCCGCCGGGCAGGCCGCAGAGTCAGCACGCCAGGCACAGACCGCAGCCAACGACGCCACAGCCTCCGCGAACAAGGCCGCCAACAGCGCCGCCGCCGCCCACAACTCGGCAGCCACAGCCCGCAACGCCGCCGACCGAGCCAACCAAGACGCATCCGACGCCGAGAACTCCGCCGCCCAAGCCGATGACTCAGCCTCCTACGCCCGGCAATCGGCCAAGCAGGCCAACGACTCCGCCGAGCAGGCACACAAGTCCGCCCTCGCCGCCGGCAAAAGCCGCGACGAAGCCGAGACCATGGCCAAGGACGCCTGGACGGCTGTCCGCGACCTCGTCGAGAAGGAGATGGCCGAGGCGCTCCGCCAGGCAGAGGCGGAACGCAAGCAGCAGCAGCAGCAGAAGGCAAAGCCCAAACGGATCTGCCGGCCGTTCGCCAGCCGCGAATCCATGATTCCATTGATCCCCTGCCTCCAGGATTTTGAGAACTCCGAGATCTCGGTTGGGGAAGTCGCACCCGTCCTGCGGAACATCATCTGGGAAGTCACCGGCCTCAACGACATCAAGGCCTGCATCAAGGAACCCACCCTCTTCGGATGCACCGTCGCCGCCGCGGGAGTCACGCCCTGGGGCAAAATCAAACTCGTCGGCAAACTCGCCGGCAAACTCGATGACGCCGTCGAAGCCCTGAAGAACATGCGTGTCACCAGGCGCGCGGTCCAATGCCTCACCTCGAACGCAGCACACAGCTTCCCCGCCGGCACGCGGGTCCTCACGGCCGCGGGCACATCCGTGCCCATCGAGGAGATCCGAGTCGGTGACCGGATCACTGCCACCGACCCCACTACCGGGGAAACCGGGCCCCGTGCGGTCACTCGCACCATCCGCACTCCCGACGACCGCAACTTCACCGACGTCACCCTCACCGACGGCTCCTCCATAACCTCTACGGCGGGCCACCCTTACTGGGTCGAGAACCGAAAGCGCTGGATCGACGCACGCGACCTGCGCGCCGGTGACGCCCTGCGCACGCCGGTCGGTACCACCGTCGAGGTCAACGACACTCATCGCTGGACCGGCCTACAGCCCGCCTACGACCTGACCGTCGATGACCTCCACAGTTACTACGTCAACACCGGCTCCGTCGATGTCCTCGTCCATAACACCGACGGTGTGTGTCCCGCCTGGGTCCTCAAAGCGCTGGATGAACTCGGGCCTTCGCCGCGTGGGCACGCCACCTCCGGCTTTGCGTTCCGCGATGGAGAGCGTGTCTGGCAGCGCCCCATCGTGAGTGGACTATCGCCCAACTCCCAGAAGATCAGCGACTTCTTGGAAGCCTCGGACGACTTCCCCGAATTCTTGGAGTACGTCGGTACGGCTCATCATGCCGAGGTCAAGCTGGCGTGGGAGATGGCGGAGAACGGGCCCAAGGGCGAGAAGCTTGATTTTGTCATCAATAAGAATTACGTTTGCCCGAAGCCTCCCGAGGTGCCGCAGCCGAAATTGACTCCAATGGGCTGCCTTCAGGCTGTCCCTGCGATCCTGTATGAAGACCAGGAGATGTGTGTCTACTTTTCCGGGAGTAATGACTACTGTGAGCCGTTGAAGGGAAAGCGGAAGCGGAAGAAGTAG
- a CDS encoding transposase: MTPPTSRTWGRRGSTPVIRVRGRSQRRFSIAALCCYKPGERSRLIYRPKRHTDHKSGGRKSFAWTEYRDLLIAAHQQLDGPIVLIWDNLNVHKDRRMRAFIDAHDWINAYHLPPYAPDFNPVESIWSILRRTSQANTAFTDPEHLIRRLRHGLRRIQYRSDIIDGCLTGTGLTLPTPRLQAQ, translated from the coding sequence ATGACGCCGCCGACCTCCCGCACGTGGGGCAGGCGGGGTTCCACTCCGGTCATCCGGGTGAGAGGCCGTTCTCAGCGCCGTTTCTCCATCGCGGCCCTGTGCTGCTACAAACCCGGCGAACGGTCCCGCCTGATCTACCGGCCCAAACGGCATACCGATCACAAGAGCGGCGGCCGTAAGAGCTTCGCCTGGACCGAGTACCGCGACCTCCTCATCGCCGCCCACCAGCAGCTGGACGGGCCGATCGTCCTTATCTGGGACAACTTGAACGTCCACAAAGACCGCCGCATGCGGGCCTTCATCGATGCACACGACTGGATCAACGCCTACCACCTGCCGCCCTACGCACCCGACTTCAACCCGGTGGAAAGCATCTGGTCGATCCTCCGCCGGACCAGCCAGGCCAACACCGCCTTCACCGATCCCGAGCACCTCATCCGCCGGCTGCGACACGGGCTCCGCCGGATCCAGTACCGCAGCGACATCATCGACGGATGCCTCACCGGTACCGGACTCACGCTGCCGACACCACGCCTGCAAGCTCAGTAA
- a CDS encoding HNH endonuclease family protein yields MIMKWAATAAAAALALSLPATTAHAAEQRPTAAPQIVPIGVAVSALQLAIEDRTGYQRTSFKHWNAGANPSDGCNTRLEVLIAEAVEAPEIGPGCTLTGGVWWSYYDERPVTPAGALDIDHMVPLAEAWDSGASAWTAARREAYANDLGQETSLVAVTARSNRQKSDQDPAEWLPPSADALCRYGAEWTATKLRWGLAVDELERDRLLDIAAGCGGTEVEVTPAP; encoded by the coding sequence ATGATCATGAAGTGGGCCGCGACCGCAGCCGCCGCGGCGCTCGCCCTGTCCCTCCCCGCCACCACCGCCCACGCCGCCGAACAGCGGCCGACCGCCGCTCCGCAGATCGTGCCGATCGGCGTCGCGGTGTCCGCGCTCCAGCTCGCAATCGAGGATCGGACCGGATACCAGCGCACCTCCTTCAAGCACTGGAACGCGGGCGCGAACCCGTCGGACGGCTGCAACACCAGGTTGGAGGTGCTAATCGCGGAGGCAGTCGAGGCCCCCGAGATCGGCCCCGGTTGCACGCTGACGGGTGGGGTGTGGTGGTCGTACTACGACGAACGGCCCGTGACCCCGGCCGGGGCGCTGGACATCGACCACATGGTCCCGTTGGCCGAGGCCTGGGACAGCGGAGCCTCCGCGTGGACGGCGGCGCGCCGGGAGGCGTATGCGAACGACCTCGGTCAGGAGACGTCGCTGGTGGCGGTGACGGCCCGTTCGAACCGTCAGAAGTCCGACCAGGATCCGGCGGAGTGGCTGCCGCCGTCCGCGGACGCGCTGTGCCGCTACGGCGCGGAGTGGACCGCGACCAAGCTCCGCTGGGGCCTGGCCGTCGACGAACTGGAGCGCGACCGGCTGCTCGACATCGCGGCCGGATGCGGCGGCACCGAGGTGGAGGTCACCCCCGCCCCGTGA
- a CDS encoding trypsin-like serine protease: protein MSHTRSRPTRFAALAVAGVSASLLLAGTAAALVGGSVAAGEHSYTARLTIGPEDTARSCTATLIDQSWVVTAASCFAATPGDTVPAGKPQQSATVTFNSGQVATITDLKPRAGRDLVLGRLDKPITAITPANLATTAPTADSEVSSAGYGYTQTLWGLGVNKPNKAAFKVTAVNTATVDIVGKSANDAICKGDTGAPILNAAGDVVAVASRSWQGGCIGESETRTNAITARTDDVAGWIQQIRLATILPDVTQVMTTADLNKDGRSDIVAVTGNGNLHAAYGLPDGTFAYGRPLWNLDGSWKSVAEIIGGDFNGDGNMDIAAVWGTGTLQLYVGKTDGTLAADKKMWPGNTNWQDMLQLARFKVDNSGRDGLLAIWNTGEMYAYNTGTNGLLNEQKRQMWPDKSWKTMKLLTTGDLNTDTRDDIVAVTPGGSLMRYDQNAQGGLNSGVNIWPNNSWAVNNAKIFAGDYDGDKKVDLLSHWTTELRFYKGDGTGLFTTGIKIWPMNP, encoded by the coding sequence ATGTCCCATACCCGCTCGCGCCCGACGCGGTTTGCCGCTCTCGCCGTCGCCGGAGTCTCCGCCTCCCTCCTCCTGGCCGGCACCGCAGCCGCGCTCGTCGGAGGGTCTGTCGCCGCCGGCGAGCACTCCTACACCGCGCGGCTCACCATCGGCCCCGAGGACACCGCAAGATCCTGCACGGCCACCCTGATCGATCAGAGCTGGGTCGTCACCGCCGCCAGCTGCTTCGCCGCCACACCCGGCGACACCGTTCCCGCGGGCAAGCCCCAACAGAGCGCCACCGTCACCTTCAACAGCGGTCAGGTGGCGACGATCACCGACCTCAAACCGCGCGCCGGCCGCGACCTGGTCCTGGGCCGACTGGACAAACCCATCACGGCCATCACCCCGGCCAACCTCGCCACCACCGCCCCCACCGCGGACAGCGAGGTCTCCTCCGCCGGCTACGGATACACCCAGACCCTGTGGGGACTGGGCGTCAACAAGCCCAACAAGGCCGCCTTCAAAGTGACCGCGGTCAACACCGCGACCGTGGACATCGTCGGCAAGAGCGCGAACGACGCCATCTGCAAGGGCGACACCGGAGCCCCGATCCTCAACGCCGCCGGCGACGTCGTCGCCGTCGCCAGCCGCTCCTGGCAAGGAGGCTGCATCGGCGAGAGTGAGACCCGCACCAACGCCATCACCGCGCGAACCGACGATGTCGCCGGATGGATCCAACAGATCCGCCTGGCCACCATCCTTCCCGACGTGACGCAGGTGATGACCACCGCCGACCTCAACAAGGACGGCCGCTCCGACATCGTCGCGGTCACCGGAAACGGGAACCTCCACGCCGCCTACGGCCTCCCCGACGGCACGTTCGCCTACGGCCGACCCCTGTGGAATCTCGACGGCAGCTGGAAGTCCGTGGCCGAGATCATCGGTGGCGATTTCAACGGCGACGGCAACATGGACATCGCGGCCGTTTGGGGTACGGGCACCCTTCAACTCTACGTGGGCAAGACCGACGGCACCCTGGCCGCCGACAAGAAGATGTGGCCTGGCAACACCAACTGGCAGGACATGCTCCAGCTGGCCCGCTTCAAGGTCGACAACTCCGGCCGCGACGGACTCCTGGCCATCTGGAACACCGGCGAAATGTACGCCTACAACACCGGCACGAACGGCCTCCTCAACGAGCAGAAGCGCCAGATGTGGCCCGACAAGTCATGGAAGACCATGAAGCTCCTGACCACGGGCGACCTCAACACCGACACCCGCGACGACATCGTCGCCGTCACCCCCGGCGGCTCCCTCATGCGCTACGACCAAAACGCCCAAGGCGGCCTCAACAGCGGTGTCAACATCTGGCCCAACAACAGCTGGGCCGTCAACAACGCCAAAATCTTCGCCGGTGACTACGACGGCGACAAGAAGGTCGACCTCCTCAGCCACTGGACCACCGAACTCCGCTTCTACAAGGGCGACGGCACCGGCCTCTTCACAACCGGCATCAAGATCTGGCCGATGAACCCCTAA
- a CDS encoding winged helix-turn-helix domain-containing protein, whose product MRYPQGGGLTAERQAFRERVRMEAVAMFAEGRGSTEIAKELRVSVRSVQRWRRAWRENGHDAVRSRGPASRPKLSDGLFAVLEEELAKGPIAHGWPDQRWTLARIKTLIGRRFHKSMTLSGISQMLRRRGWSHQVPARRAVERDEAAVASWVKEVWPHLEPPRRRSGPGSSSRTRQDSR is encoded by the coding sequence ATGAGGTATCCGCAGGGTGGGGGTCTGACCGCGGAGAGGCAAGCTTTCCGTGAGCGGGTCCGGATGGAAGCGGTCGCGATGTTCGCCGAGGGGCGGGGCAGCACGGAGATCGCGAAGGAGTTACGGGTCAGTGTCAGGTCCGTCCAGAGGTGGCGGCGGGCCTGGCGGGAGAACGGCCATGACGCGGTTCGTTCCCGTGGCCCGGCGTCGCGTCCGAAGCTGAGCGATGGGCTGTTCGCCGTGCTCGAGGAGGAGTTGGCCAAAGGCCCGATCGCGCACGGCTGGCCGGATCAGCGGTGGACGCTGGCCAGGATCAAGACGCTGATCGGCCGACGGTTCCACAAGAGCATGACGTTGTCGGGGATCTCGCAGATGCTCCGGCGTCGTGGCTGGAGCCATCAGGTTCCGGCCCGTCGGGCGGTCGAGCGTGACGAGGCGGCGGTGGCCAGCTGGGTGAAGGAGGTGTGGCCGCACCTGGAACCACCGCGGCGGCGCTCGGGGCCTGGCTCGTCTTCGAGGACGAGGCAGGATTCTCGATGA
- a CDS encoding Helicase associated domain protein — translation MYGVQLREHQVDQKSAFRKWVGFPARSSVPSQGARGTIVSATGSGKTITAAACALECFPGGRILVTVPTLDLLAQTAQAWRLVGHTAPMVAVCSLENDAVLNSLGVRTTTNPIQLALWAATGPVVVLATYASLVDREDIDAAEGQRKMRGPLEAALAGGERLYGQQMAPFDLAIVDEAHGTAGDLGRPWAAIHDNQRIPADFRLYLTATPRILAAARPQKGADGQEAEIASMADDPDGTYGAWLAELGLSEAIEREILAGFEIDVLEIRDPSPILGESEEARRGRRLALLQTALLEHAATYNLRTVMTFHQKVEEAAAFAEKLPETAAALYMNDASDADLAAANRLPKSSIDAEFYELEAGRHVPPDRVWSAWLCGDHLVSERREVLRQFANGIDAAGRRVHRAFLASVRVLGEGVDITGERGVEAVCFADTRGSQVEIVQNIGRALRLNRDGSTKVARIIVPVFLAPNEDPTDMVASASYRPLVAVLQGLRSHDERLVEQLASRALTSGKRKVHVQRDEDGRITGAGGESDGEDQEDGVDAAAESALLHFSSPRDAATIAAFLRTRVYRPESLVWLEGYQALIRWRKENKITGIHAVPYDTEVELGVTKDFPLGRWVHQQRKALRAGELEERRKTLLDAPEAGMVWEPGEEAWEAKLAALRSYRRATGHLAPRQDAMWGEGEAMVPIGQHMANLRRKGAKNGLGKNEDTATTRAAQLTAIDEDWDCPWPLDWQRHHRVLADLVDADGILPYIAPGVTFDGDDIGKWRWRQQEPGTWAQLSTEQQERLTALGIQAPEAPSPAPAAARTTKGPSKAQQAFQRGLTALAQWVEREGTDRPVPRAHGEEIAVEGEAEPVVVKLGVWITNTKQRRGKLTAEQLNALRELGIVWA, via the coding sequence ATGTACGGTGTTCAGCTCAGGGAACACCAAGTCGACCAGAAGTCGGCGTTCCGAAAGTGGGTGGGATTTCCTGCAAGGTCATCTGTACCCTCTCAGGGGGCTCGGGGCACGATCGTCTCCGCTACCGGGTCGGGCAAGACGATCACAGCCGCCGCGTGCGCGCTGGAGTGCTTCCCGGGCGGCCGGATCCTCGTGACCGTGCCGACCCTGGACCTGCTCGCGCAGACCGCCCAAGCGTGGCGCCTGGTGGGCCACACCGCGCCGATGGTCGCGGTGTGCTCGCTGGAGAACGACGCGGTGCTCAACTCGCTGGGGGTGCGCACCACCACCAACCCGATCCAGCTCGCCCTGTGGGCCGCGACCGGCCCGGTCGTCGTGCTCGCCACGTACGCCTCCCTCGTGGACCGTGAGGACATCGACGCAGCCGAGGGCCAGCGGAAGATGCGCGGGCCGCTGGAGGCCGCCCTGGCGGGCGGGGAACGGCTGTACGGGCAGCAGATGGCCCCGTTCGACCTCGCGATCGTGGACGAGGCCCATGGAACCGCCGGCGATCTCGGGCGGCCGTGGGCGGCGATCCACGACAACCAGCGGATCCCGGCCGACTTCCGGCTCTACCTCACCGCCACCCCGCGCATCCTCGCAGCAGCCCGCCCCCAGAAGGGCGCGGACGGCCAGGAGGCGGAGATCGCGTCCATGGCCGACGACCCGGACGGCACCTACGGCGCGTGGCTCGCAGAGCTCGGGCTCTCGGAGGCAATCGAGCGCGAGATCCTTGCGGGCTTCGAGATCGACGTCCTGGAGATCCGCGACCCCTCCCCCATCCTCGGGGAGTCGGAAGAGGCGCGGCGGGGCCGGCGCCTGGCGCTCCTGCAGACCGCACTTTTGGAGCACGCGGCGACGTACAACTTGCGTACGGTCATGACGTTCCACCAGAAGGTGGAGGAGGCCGCCGCGTTCGCGGAGAAGCTGCCCGAGACCGCCGCCGCGCTGTACATGAACGACGCGTCCGACGCCGACCTGGCCGCAGCCAACAGGCTGCCGAAGTCGTCGATCGACGCGGAGTTCTACGAACTCGAGGCCGGCCGCCACGTACCGCCGGACCGCGTGTGGTCGGCGTGGCTGTGCGGCGACCACCTCGTGTCCGAGCGGCGCGAGGTCCTGCGCCAGTTCGCCAACGGCATCGACGCGGCCGGGCGCCGGGTCCACCGCGCTTTCCTCGCGTCCGTTCGCGTACTTGGGGAGGGCGTCGACATCACCGGCGAGCGGGGCGTGGAAGCCGTCTGCTTCGCCGATACCCGCGGCTCGCAGGTCGAGATCGTCCAGAACATCGGCCGCGCCCTGCGGCTCAACCGCGACGGCAGCACGAAGGTCGCCCGCATCATCGTGCCGGTGTTCCTGGCCCCGAACGAGGACCCCACCGACATGGTCGCCAGCGCCAGCTACCGACCCCTCGTAGCGGTCCTCCAAGGCCTCCGCAGCCATGACGAACGACTCGTCGAACAGCTCGCCTCCCGCGCCCTCACCAGCGGCAAGCGCAAAGTCCACGTCCAGCGTGACGAAGACGGGCGGATCACCGGGGCCGGCGGTGAGAGCGACGGCGAGGACCAGGAGGACGGAGTCGACGCCGCTGCTGAGTCGGCCCTGCTCCACTTCTCCAGCCCGCGCGACGCCGCCACCATCGCCGCGTTCCTGCGCACCCGCGTCTACCGGCCCGAGTCGCTGGTGTGGCTGGAGGGCTACCAAGCCCTCATCCGCTGGCGGAAGGAGAACAAGATCACCGGCATCCACGCCGTCCCCTACGACACCGAGGTCGAATTGGGGGTCACCAAGGACTTCCCCCTCGGCCGATGGGTCCACCAACAGCGCAAGGCCCTGCGCGCCGGCGAACTCGAGGAACGGCGCAAGACCCTGCTCGACGCCCCGGAGGCTGGCATGGTGTGGGAGCCCGGCGAGGAAGCGTGGGAGGCCAAGCTCGCCGCCCTGCGGTCGTACCGGCGGGCCACCGGACACCTCGCACCCCGACAGGACGCGATGTGGGGCGAAGGCGAGGCGATGGTGCCCATCGGGCAACACATGGCCAACCTCCGACGCAAGGGCGCAAAGAACGGCCTCGGAAAAAACGAGGACACCGCGACGACCCGGGCGGCGCAGCTCACCGCGATCGACGAGGACTGGGACTGCCCGTGGCCACTGGACTGGCAACGCCACCACCGCGTCCTCGCCGACCTGGTCGACGCCGACGGCATACTGCCCTACATCGCACCCGGCGTCACCTTCGACGGCGACGACATCGGCAAATGGCGGTGGCGGCAGCAAGAACCGGGCACCTGGGCGCAGCTGTCGACCGAGCAGCAGGAACGGCTGACCGCACTGGGCATCCAGGCCCCTGAGGCCCCGTCTCCCGCGCCTGCGGCAGCGCGTACCACGAAGGGTCCGAGCAAGGCGCAGCAGGCATTCCAGCGAGGGCTGACAGCGCTCGCGCAGTGGGTCGAGCGGGAAGGCACAGACCGACCAGTGCCACGCGCGCACGGCGAGGAGATCGCGGTCGAGGGTGAGGCGGAGCCCGTGGTCGTGAAACTCGGCGTATGGATCACCAACACCAAGCAGCGGCGCGGAAAACTCACCGCCGAGCAACTCAACGCACTACGAGAACTCGGCATTGTGTGGGCATGA